In Macrobrachium rosenbergii isolate ZJJX-2024 chromosome 49, ASM4041242v1, whole genome shotgun sequence, the following are encoded in one genomic region:
- the LOC136832381 gene encoding uncharacterized protein aq_1476-like has product MDRLTKENYALKRQQPENLRAENVRREQTDYSAPSANVLQKEVSNLRGQDIEMEIKTDRIKREKIECEETISDLEKEVQDLVKQYEKIKTEVSDLKQELTNLQEESLEKDVKIDQLIIENMKLVKTISRLEETVHNLVKENEEIETELQGQLRDLMVEFRDLQGGNISKDISGLEEN; this is encoded by the coding sequence ATGGACAGACTGACAAAGGAGAATTATGCTCTGAAAAGGCAACAGCCTGAAAATCTCAGAGCAGAGAACGTTCGGCGTGAACAGACAGATTACTCAGCTCCTTCTGCAAACGTTTTGCAGAAGGAGGTGAGTAATCTTCGCGGACAAGATATTGAAATGGAGATAAAAACTGAccgaattaagagagagaaaattgaatgtGAAGAAACGATTAGCGATTTGGAAAAAGAGGTCCAGGACTTagtaaaacaatatgaaaaaattaaaactgaagtcAGTGACCTCAAGCAAGAGTTGACTAACCTTCAAGAGGAAAGTCTGGAAAAGGATGTGAAGATTGACCAGctcattatagaaaacatgaaaCTTGTAAAGACTATTAGCCGTTTGGAGGAGACGGTCCACAATTTAgttaaagaaaatgaggaaattgaaACAGAATTGCAAGGGCAGTTAAGAGATCTAATGGTAGAGTTCAGAGATCTTCAGGGTGGAAATATTTCCAAGGACATAAGCGGCTTAGAAGAGAACTAG